Proteins encoded together in one Camelina sativa cultivar DH55 chromosome 9, Cs, whole genome shotgun sequence window:
- the LOC104715626 gene encoding uncharacterized protein LOC104715626, with the protein MGVKEWMGYDQVHIVDPIGLSGGLALFWKDLYRVEILQSDTRVIDTKVSQGSMVFYITFVYGDPVRDFNEIMDNSEILGGPRRPESSFYPFRTMARSSRIKEIPSSRNKLSWGGRRENVWVQCRLYRSFGNSKWFRLFPRSHTEYLDLMGSDHRPIITRLVGESTRFKGRFIFVKRWINKPETLEIIKEQWALENGCQCKSVQGGLTRCRKAIARWKREHPSNSLTQIQHLRKDLEEESTKQFPSFHKLRQIKWELTLAFMEEENYWRSKSRESWLQAGDKNKVFFHGAGSKGNIAAEYFIELFKFSKPDSFEELLEGMEPRVTEEMNQHLMAPVTAQEIKEAAYNIKGDSAPRADGWTGAFFRRYWTVVGPDIVTEVRRFLQLIVSKVLCTRLKKCLPSLVSETQGAFVSGRLISDNILIAHEIVHALRTHAKFNSEYIAIKTDISKAYNKVEWEFLKQLLTKMGFNDQWVKWIMMCVTSVTYSVLINGSAFGFVKPERGIRHGDPLSPFLFILYAEALIHVMEKRRLQGKLTGFSFNESCPVVQHLLFADDSLLICRASGQQINFAKSTITFGSKTPATVKTEVKQILGITAEGGAGSYLGLPECFSGSKQALLAFIGDKLKKRLYG; encoded by the exons ATGGGAGTGAAAGAGTGGATGGGGTATGATCAAGTGCACATTGTGGATCCAATTGGATTAAGTGGTGGCTTGGCTTTGTTCTGGAAAGATCTGTACCGTGTAGAGATTCTGCAGTCTGATACACGAGTGATTGATACCAAAGTTAGTCAAGGCTCCATGGTTTTTTATATCACTTTTGTTTATGGAGATCCAGTGC gtgattttaatgaaataatgGATAACTCAGAAATATTGGGTGGACCGAGGAGACCTGAAAGTTCTTTCTATCCGTTCAGAACTATGGCGAGAAGCAGCAGGATTAAAGAAATCCCTAGTTCTAGAAATAAACTCTCTTGGGGTGGTAGAAGAGAAAATGTATGGGTACAATGTCGGTTGTATAGAAGTTTTGGGAATAGTAAGTGGTTTAGGCTGTTCCCGCGAAGCCACACAGAGTATTTAGACCTTATGGGATCTGATCATCGACCAATAATTACAAGATTAGTTGGTGAGAGCACAAGGTTTAAAGGTAGGTTTATCTTTGTAAAGCGGTGGATCAACAAGCCGGAAACATTGGAGATTATCAAAGAGCAGTGGGCTTTGGAAAATGGCTGTCAGTGTAAATCAGTTCAGGGTGGTCTAACGCGGTGCAGGAAGGCTATAGCTAGATGGAAAAGAGAACATCCTTCTAATTCTTTGACACAAATTCAGCATTTGCGTAAGGATCTTGAAGAGGAGTCTACAAAGCAGTTCCCCAGCTTCCACAAACTACGCCAAATCAAATGGGAGCTTACATTAGCGTTTATGGAGGAAGAGAATTATTGGCGATCTAAGAGTCGTGAGTCATGGCTTCAGGCAGGTGATAAGAACAAGGTGTTCTTCCATGGTGCG GGTTCGAAAGGTAATATTGCTGCGGAGTATTTCATAGAATTGTTCAAATTCTCGAAGCCTGATAGTTTTGAAGAGTTATTGGAGGGTATGGAGCCAAGAGTTACGGAGGAGATGAATCAACATCTGATGGCCCCGGTTACAGCTCAAGAAATCAAAGAGGCTGCCTATAACATCAAGGGTGACAGCGCTCCAAGAGCAGATGGTTGGACAGGGGCCTTCTTTCGAAGGTATTGGACAGTAGTGGGGCCTGACATTGTCACAGAGGTCAGGAGATTTTTGCAACTG ATTGTCTCCAAGGTCTTATGTACGCGGTTGAAAAAGTGTCTACCGTCATTGGTTTCAGAGACTCAGGGGGCTTTTGTCTCGGGGCGTCTTATCTCAGATAATATACTCATTGCACATGAGATTGTACATGCACTTCGCACACATGCTAAATTCAACTCAGAGTATATTGCCATTAAAACGGATATTTCAAAAGCCTACAACAAAGTTGAGTGGGAGTTTCTCAAACAATTGTTGACCAAGATGGGATTCAATGATCAGTGGGTCAAATGGATTATGATGTGTGTTACATCTGTGACGTACTCGGTTTTAATAAATGGTAGTGCATTTGGTTTTGTTAAACCAGAGAGGGGGATCAGACACGGGGATCCTCTGtctccttttcttttcatacTATATGCAGAGGCTCTCATACATGTCATGGAGAAACGGAGATTACAGGGAAAGCTCACTGGGTTCAGCTTTAATGAGTCATGCCCTGTAGTTCAGCATTTActttttgcagatgatagtTTGCTCATCTGTCGt GCATCTGGCCAACAGATCAACTTTGCTAAGTCCACAATCACTTTTGGAAGCAAGACGCCTGCAACAGTTAAAACAGAGGTTAAACAAATTCTGGGGATTACGGCTGAAGGTGGGGCAGGCTCATACTTAGGATTACCAGAGTGTTTTTCCGGCTCTAAACAAGCTCTCCTGGCCTTTATTGGAGATAAGCTCAAGAAACGGTTGTATGGTTAG
- the LOC104715627 gene encoding early nodulin-20-like, whose translation MVTKKIFGFMVVIMFLLSCTSAKLYTVGGDYGWTIKDDSWAEHKKFHVGDSLVFEYDQDINDVAQVSSALEYDSCNSSSPKVVYNTGYDVVTFKEPGHHYFITSNEFQCRVSGLKYDVFVVNDMSPPIPSPPPPSKVHEPSRPAPPPSPSKNHAPSRQIPPPPPSMNHEPPRPTSPPPPPPSKRGKIYKVGDFKGWSVYNSYYYYRWSKDRQFRVGDTLFFQYNNKLNDVRELSDDLDFRSCEPNSTVAVYKTGHDLIKLTKPGVHYFVSLKTGLCQAGIKLRVTVQPSTEDVTLPDVPKRLSPINRCSRWRPWLCIFRPHH comes from the coding sequence ATGGTCACCAAGAAGATCTTTGGCTTCATGGTCgtgatcatgtttctcttgaGTTGCACCTCGGCTAAACTATACACAGTCGGTGGTGACTATGGATGGACTATCAAGGACGACTCTTGGGCTGAACATAAGAAATTCCACGTCGGAGATTCCCTCGTCTTTGAGTACGATCAAGACATCAACGACGTCGCTCAAGTTTCCAGCGCCTTAGAGTATGATTCATgcaattcttcttctcctaaagtTGTTTACAACACCGGATACGATGTTGTAACCTTCAAGGAACCAGGACATCACTACTTCATCACCTCAAATGAATTTCAATGCCGCGTCTCGGGACTTAAATATGACGTTTTTGTCGTCAATGACATGTCACCTCCGATtccttcaccaccaccaccgagcaAGGTCCATGAACCGTCACGTCCGGCTCCTCCACCATCACCAAGCAAGAACCATGCCCCTTCACGTCAgattcctcctccaccaccgagCATGAACCATGAACCGCCACGTCCGACTTCTCCGCCACCACCACCCCCGAGCAAGAGAGGAAAGATCTACAAGGTAGGTGATTTTAAAGGATGGAGCGTGTACAACAGTTACTACTATTACAGGTGGAGTAAAGATAGACAATTTCGTGTTGGAGATACTCTCTTTTTCcaatacaacaacaaactcAACGACGTTAGAGAACTCAGCGATGATCTTGACTTCAGATCATGTGAACCAAATTCTACCGTAGCTGTATACAAGACGGGACACGATCTCATTAAGCTCACCAAACCAGGAGTGCATTATTTTGTAAGCTTAAAGACCGGTCTTTGTCAGGCTGGCATTAAGCTTCGAGTCACCGTGCAACCATCAACCGAAGACGTTACTTTGCCGGATGTTCCCAAGAGGCTCTCACCTATTAACCGCTGCAGCAGGTGGCGGCCCTGGTTATGCATTTTCAGACCTCATCACTAA